A DNA window from Theobroma cacao cultivar B97-61/B2 chromosome 5, Criollo_cocoa_genome_V2, whole genome shotgun sequence contains the following coding sequences:
- the LOC18597819 gene encoding zinc finger protein ZAT11: MKGGRESEESVANCLMLLSHGLETKRTLDHSVEDVFECKTCHRRFPSFQALGGHRASHKRPRLMGESQKADGSKFLSLAITKPKKHECAICGKKFDLGQALGGHMRKHRASIYESFSPFPVVDPNLPLLSRSNSKRIMRLDLNLTPLENDLKALFGKMAPKIDNLRL; this comes from the coding sequence ATGAAGGGAGGTAGAGAAAGCGAAGAGAGTGTGGCAAATTGTCTAATGCTGCTGTCTCATGGCCTAGAAACCAAGCGGACGTTAGACCATTCGGTGGAGGACGTTTTCGAGTGTAAAACTTGTCATCGCCGGTTCCCATCGTTCCAAGCACTCGGAGGCCACAGGGCGAGCCATAAGAGACCCAGATTGATGGGGGAGAGTCAGAAAGCAGATGGTTCCAAATTTCTAAGTTTAGCAATTACTAAGCCTAAGAAGCATGAGTGCGCCATATGTGGTAAAAAGTTCGACTTGGGGCAAGCTTTGGGAGGCCATATGAGGAAGCATAGAGCTTCCATTTACGAAAGCTTCTCTCCTTTTCCTGTCGTCGACCCAAACTTGCCGTTGTTGAGCAGATCGAATAGTAAAAGAATTATGCGCTTGGACTTGAATTTGACTCCCTTGGAGAATGATCTGAAAGCATTGTTTGGGAAAATGGCTCCTAAAATTGATAATCTTCGTCTTTGA